A single Leguminivora glycinivorella isolate SPB_JAAS2020 chromosome 25, LegGlyc_1.1, whole genome shotgun sequence DNA region contains:
- the LOC125239275 gene encoding uncharacterized protein LOC125239275 produces MAVLKSLLILAIFAVLVSSIPSEWVAACDHLCERTVGQAERNVCCRSYGKGTGSCWRGRMWCNN; encoded by the coding sequence ATGGCCGTCCTCAAGTCCCTCCTAATCCTGGCCATATTTGCGGTCCTGGTTTCCAGCATACCCTCGGAGTGGGTGGCGGCGTGCGACCACTTGTGTGAGCGGACGGTGGGCCAGGCGGAGAGGAATGTGTGCTGCCGCTCCTATGGCAAGGGCACTGGCAGCTGCTGGAGGGGCCGCATGTGGTGTAACAACTGA